A region from the Geitlerinema sp. PCC 9228 genome encodes:
- a CDS encoding nitroreductase family protein, whose translation MSNNPVGVKEAIEQRRAARAFREDPIPEETLREIFRLGLRAPSGFNLQPWRFVVVRDADNKAKLRQCAFDQRQVTEAPVVLICCGDRRVKESDYIESVIELGKQLDAVNDRYADYMRSMIPQLFAGGPSFGSLEVWTNRHTMLAVAHLAIAAKSLGVDSCPMEGFVTDQVKAAFQIPEEVDVCCLLPLGYAAEPYKAYGGRFDIEQVFYGESFGDRFQLSLTPR comes from the coding sequence ATGAGTAACAATCCGGTTGGCGTCAAAGAAGCCATCGAACAGCGACGCGCCGCTCGTGCTTTTCGCGAAGATCCAATTCCAGAGGAGACGCTGCGGGAAATTTTTCGTTTGGGATTGAGAGCGCCTTCTGGGTTTAATCTACAACCTTGGCGGTTTGTGGTGGTTCGCGATGCGGACAATAAGGCGAAACTCCGCCAATGTGCTTTCGACCAGCGGCAAGTGACGGAAGCGCCGGTGGTGTTGATTTGTTGTGGCGATCGCCGGGTGAAGGAATCGGACTATATTGAGTCAGTGATTGAGCTGGGAAAGCAGCTAGATGCAGTGAACGATCGATACGCCGATTATATGCGTTCTATGATTCCCCAATTGTTTGCAGGCGGTCCTTCGTTTGGTTCTTTAGAAGTATGGACGAACCGCCATACGATGCTGGCTGTGGCTCACTTAGCGATCGCGGCCAAGTCTTTGGGGGTGGATAGTTGCCCCATGGAAGGGTTTGTCACGGACCAGGTAAAAGCAGCGTTCCAAATTCCCGAGGAAGTGGATGTGTGCTGTTTGTTGCCGTTGGGATATGCGGCGGAACCCTACAAGGCTTATGGTGGTCGTTTTGACATCGAGCAGGTTTTCTACGGGGAATCCTTCGGCGATCGCTTCCAGTTGTCACTGACCCCGCGCTAA
- the rph gene encoding ribonuclease PH, whose protein sequence is MAWQRPDNRPANRVRPIVFETDFTKFATASVLTRCGDTQVLCTISIEPGVPRFLEETGQGWLSAEYRMLPGATPQRQRRELMRLSGRTQEIQRLIGRSLRAALDLQALGERTVLVDADVLQADAGTRTTAITGGFVALAMAMEKLVQQGELEASPLRHQIAAVSVGLIEQEAFLDLNYPEDVAAEVDFNVVMNERQEFIEVQGTGESGSFTRQQLNQLMDLAEVGIQDFFASQKEAILQAVGDFQIA, encoded by the coding sequence ATGGCTTGGCAGCGTCCTGACAACAGACCAGCAAATCGGGTGCGTCCGATTGTATTTGAAACCGATTTCACCAAATTTGCCACCGCTTCGGTATTAACCCGATGTGGCGACACGCAAGTGCTTTGTACGATTAGCATCGAACCGGGAGTGCCGCGGTTTCTAGAGGAAACCGGTCAAGGTTGGTTGAGTGCCGAATATCGTATGCTTCCTGGCGCTACTCCCCAACGGCAAAGACGAGAGTTGATGAGACTTTCCGGCAGAACCCAAGAAATTCAGCGCTTGATTGGACGCAGTTTACGCGCGGCCCTGGATTTACAGGCTTTGGGAGAAAGAACGGTGCTGGTAGATGCCGATGTGTTGCAGGCTGATGCGGGAACCCGAACAACAGCGATTACTGGCGGTTTTGTGGCCTTGGCCATGGCTATGGAAAAGTTGGTCCAACAGGGAGAACTGGAAGCGTCGCCGCTACGCCATCAGATAGCTGCCGTATCGGTGGGTTTGATCGAGCAGGAAGCTTTTTTGGATCTAAACTATCCAGAGGATGTGGCAGCGGAGGTGGATTTCAATGTGGTGATGAACGAACGCCAAGAGTTTATTGAGGTGCAGGGAACGGGGGAATCGGGAAGTTTTACCCGCCAGCAGCTCAACCAACTCATGGATTTGGCGGAAGTAGGCATTCAGGATTTTTTCGCCTCGCAAAAAGAAGCGATCCTGCAAGCGGTGGGCGACTTTCAAATTGCTTAA